The genomic interval ATCGCAACCCGCCGCTGGCACCGGGAGGTGACGTTGCCCGGGCTGCGAAAGGGAGAGACTTCGGCAGGCCGAGAGGAAGGAGCCTGTCTCCTCGCACCGTATGTCGTCTGCGTGATTGCGGATTCCCGGGAGCAGGCATTGCGTGAGGCGAAGGGACAGATCGGTTTCTACTACACGACGAAGCTCTACCACTCGATCCTCGATCTGCATGGCCTGCGGCACATCGGCGAGGCCTGCTCTGCGGCACTCCGAAAGTTCGACACGAAAGCGATGGCCGAAGCGATCCCGGACGACCTGGTGGACGAGATCGCCATCGCATGCACGCCGGATGAAGCCCAGGACCGCCTCGACCAGTGGAAGGATCTGACCGACGATCCGCTCTTCTATCCGCCCTCGATCGGCGTCCGGCCGGAACGCGTGCTCGAAAACGCCCATACGATTCTCGACGTCTTCGGCAGCCACGGATGAGCAGCGGTTCGGGTGATCCGGACGACAGCGTTCGCAGACGATCGTTCAAGCTCCGTTGGGAGGTGAATCAGTTCCCCGTCTCGGGCGTATGGTCGGTTCGGCGGCGCCTGGCCAAGGCCATGCGCGCTGTGATCGAAAAGCTGGTCACCAGTGACGCACCGGAGAACGAGTTGGAAATCGCTGCCGAGCGACTCGAGGAATACGCAGAGCGGCTCGCCTCCCACCCACAGCGCCAACGCTACCTGGGTTTTTCGGAAGCCGCCGTCGCCGACCCGGATGCGGAGAACCCCCCGCCCGACGGCGGTGGCCATTTCGATTTCAGTCCACTGATCGGCCCGTCGAACCCCCTCGCGCCGCCCATCGAGATGACCTCCGACGAACACGACACGGTCCACGGCACGGTGAACTTCGGTTCGGCCTACGAGGGTCCGCCCGGATGCGTGCACGGCGGCTACATCGCCGCGGCCTTCGATGAAGTGCTGGGCTATGCCGAGACCTTCTCCGGCCAGCCCGGAATGACAGGCACGCTGACCACCCGCTACCGAAGCCCAACACCGCTACATACCGAGCTTCGCTTCGAAGCACGCGTCGATCGCATCGAAGGCCGAAAGATCTTCGTGAACGGAACCCTCCACGCCGGCGACCGCCTCTGCGCAGAGGCCGACGCCATCTTCATCAGCAGCCACCCCGGCGCATTCGCCAAACTCCTCGCCGAGCGCAACGTCCGCCAACCCTGACTCTCTCGACTAGCGAAGCTCCCGCTTGAGGATCTTGCCGGTGGGGCCTTTCGGCAGGGTGTCGATGATTTCGACGTGGCGAGGATATTTGTAGGCGGCGAGGTTCTGTTTGCAATAGGCGATCAGCTCCTCGGAAGTCACTTGTTGGTCCTTTCCGAGGGCCACGAAAGCCTTCACCTCTTCGCCATGGCTCTCATGAGGAATTCCGATCACGGCAGCCTCGACGATCGCCGGATGGGCGTAGAGCACTTCCTCGACCTCACGCGGATAGACGTTGAAACCGCCGCGCAGGATCATGTCCTTCACCCGATCGACGATACGGTAGCTCCCGCCCGGATCCCGGATACCGATATCGCCGGAATGGAACCAGCCGTTGCGCATGGTCTCGGCCGTGGCCTCCGGGCGGTTCCAATAGCCCTTCATGATGTTATGGCCGCGAATGCAGATCTCTCCGCGCTCGCCATCCGGCAGGGGCTGATCCTTGTCATCGAGGATCGCCATCTCCACGCCCCATACCGGGTAACCGATCGAACCCGGCGTGCGGGGACGGTTCAGTTGGTTGAAGCTCGCGACGGGCGAGGTTTCCGAAAGCCCGTAGCCCTCGAGAACATCGACGCCGAACTTCGCCTCGAAGGCCTTCATCACCTCGACCGGCATTGGTGCACCGCCGGCCATGCAATATCGCACAGACGAGAGATCGGGCGGACGGGCACCCTCGTGGTGCAACAGGGCGAAGTACATCGTCGGCACGCCGGCGAAGAGCGTCACCTTGTCGCGCTCGATGATCTCGATCGCCTCTTCCGGCGTAAAGCGCGGAAGCAGGGTGAAGGTCCCACCGGTGGCAATCGTCGCGTTCTGGATGCAGGTCTGCCCGAACGAGTGAAAGAGCGGCAAGGTCGCGAGAGCCACATCGTCTTCACCGAGCGGCAGAAGCTTCGGCACCACGACCGAGCAGTTCACGAAGAGATTCGCGTGGCTGAGTTCGGCGCCCTTGGGCTTGCCCGTGGTTCCGGAAGTGTAGAGGATGACGGCGGTATCATCGGGGCCCGTGGCATGCAGGGTTTCGACCGGCGACGCAGCCGCCATGGCGGGGAGATCGGTCTGGCCATCTCCGTCACTCCACGCCACCGGAACGCCTGCGCCCTCGGCTCCCTTCCGCGCGGGTTCCGCGAACAAAGGATGGGCGACGAGCAACTGCGCGCCGGAATCCTCGATGTGGTAGGTGACTTCCGGCGCGGAGAGCAACACGTTCAGAGGCACCACCGCGCAACCGGCATACAGGATGCCGTAGTAGGCAATCGTGAACTCGGGGACGTTCGGAACCATCAGCGCGACCTGGTTGCCAGGCTCGATGCCGCGTTCATGCAGACTCGCCGCAACCCCGCGCGCCGCACGGTCGAGCTCTGCGTAGCTCACGCTGCGCTCACCGAGACGAATGGCAGGGTGGTCCGGGCGGCCGTGGGCGGCCGCCATCAGGATGGATCCGAGGTTCAGGCTCATGGCATCTCCTGGCTGGGAAGCCCACTCTACACTGGCGTGCGGAGGGTGCCCATCTGTGAATGTGATCGTGTACGGTGCCGGGGCGGTCGGCCTCGGCCTGGCCAGCGCGCTACTCGAAGCCGGAAGAGAAGTGGCGCTCGTCGCTCGACCGGCCACGGCGGCCGCCCTCCAGGAACGAGGCCTTCGGCGCAGCGGGATCTTCGGCGAAATCGTCCACCCACCCCAGAGCTTTCGGGTTGCGACAACCCTCGAAGAACTCCCCCATCAGTCGCCCGACTTCGTCCTGGTGGCGACGAAATCCTTCGACTCGGCAGCGACCGCAGAGAGCCTGGCGTCCTCCGGGCGAATCGGGACGGCAACCCGCATCGTGTTGTGCCAGAACGGCTGGGGGAACGCGGCACACTTCACGGCTCTCTTTCCCGAACGCCAGGTGTGGAACGCCCGAATCATCACCGGCTTTCGAAGGCCAGCGTCCCATCACGTCGAGATCACGGTGCACGCCGAACCCGTTCGCATCGGAAGCCTGTTCGGCGAAGCCTCGCAAGCGATCTCCGCGCTCTGCGCCGCAATCCATCAGGGTGGCCTTCCCTGTGACGCGACCGACCGGATCGCCCAGGACTTGTGGGCAAAGCTCTTGTACAACGGCCTGCTGAATCCGTTGGGTGCGATCTTCGAGGTCTCCTACGGGGAAATCGGGAAGAGTGAAGCGGCCTGCGACATCCTGCGCGCCCTCGCTCACGAGATCTTCGACGTCATGCAGGCCTCCGGCTACGCGACCCATTGGCCCGATGCGGACGCCTATCTCGAGCATTTCTTCACAGTCCTGCTTCCGCCGACCGCCGCGCACGAATCCTCGACGCTGCAGGACCTGCGCGCCGGCAAGCGCACCGAGATCGATGCGCTTACCGGCGCCGTCGTCCGCCTCGGCGAGGAGCGCGCCATACCCGTTCCGGTGAACCGCACGCTCCTCGCCATGGTGAAGTTCATCGAGACGCGTCGCCGCTCGAATCCGAAGTAGGCGCCCGGGGCTCGGGAGCGACGCCCTCGGAGGAAGCGGGGGCGGACCCCGCCTCGAAGCGCCGCAGCGCCTCTTCCGCGAGTTCCGCCTGCTCCTCTTCGTCCTCTTCGAGGGCCGGGAGATCGATGCATCCCTGGGCGACGCGCGTGCGGCCCACGGCCACCTCCCTCTGCTCCTCCAGCTTCTCCTGCACCCGATCGAGGGTGCCGTCGCAGAGCCCGATGCGGCCCTGCATCGAGGCCGCCATCTCCGAGAGTTCGGCCTGGGCGCGTTGGATCTTCACGCCGCTGATGGTGCGCTTCAGGCCCTCGAGTTTGGCACGAGCCGTGTCGACCGCCGCGTCCCGGGATTTCACCAGATTGCGATACGTCTCCTCGGCTTGTTCGAGTTGCCCGCGTAGCTCTTCGCGTTCCTCACCAACGGCTTCGAGTCTCAACGCCAGTTCCGCAGCACGCTCGCGCTTGCCAGCCTCGAGAAAGCGTTCGACCCGCGTGCGGAGCGTCACTTCCTCTTTCCCAAGCAACTCGCGACGGGCACGCAGACGCTCACAGAGCCCGGCATGGCCCGCCAGGTGTCGGTTGTACTGGGCAATCTGGATGCGCAGCTGTTCGCGCTCGTAGTCGAGCACCGCCTCGGGGTGCTGGGCTTCGAGCTCGGAAACCGCATGACCACTGATCGCCGCAAACATTCGTCGGATACGTAGGCCCAACATCAAGCCGCCTCCTCGCCGTACTCACGCAGCATGCGTTCCGTCCGCGCTTCGCTGATCTGATTCGTCATCTTCTCGCGTTCGTGTTGGTCGCGGAGCGTCTTGGCGAGCGTGAAACAGGACGAGACCGTGAAGTAGAGGCCAACCCCCAGGTAGCCCTTCACCCAGATATCGACCGGCAGGTAGAGCACGCCGACGGTGGTCAGGGCAAGGGCAAGGCCGAAGGACAGCCATACCTGCATGCGCCAGGCCTGTGTATCGAGATCCATCAGTTTTCGTTCCATGGGGATTCCTTTCGAGGGAGAGGGTTCGGGTCGAATCGAGTCCTTGCGTTGCGTTGCACCGAGCGTGCCAAGGCTCCGGACGCTCGTGGAGCCCCTACGCGAGCAGGCGAGAGCAAGCCATGCCCTCTTGCGTGCAGTGGATGTACGGCAACTCCAGCCAGGGCTACGTCAGCGGCCGAGAGAGGCCCTGGCGAAACGGCACGCTGCTTGCTCAATGACAAGGCGAGGAGACCCCATGAAACACACGATCACGAAGGTCCGCGTCCTTGGTCAGGAAATTCCCGTTTGCGAGTGGTTGTCCGAAGGAGGGCCGACGCTCCTCTTTCTGCACGGCTTCGGACGCCACCCCGCGCAATACGGAATGGTCCACGCGCTCGCTCGGGATCACGGGTTCCGCGTACTCGCGCCCTTCCTCTACCCGAACAACTCGTTGGCTGAGCCTCCGCGCAGCTTCCGTGCATGCGTTGCACTCACGCGTGCCGTGGTGCGCGAGCTCGAGAATGAAGGCGAACTCCTGGCTGGCTACAGCGTCGTCGGACACTCGACAGGCGCTGGTGTTGCCCAATGTCTTGCCGATTCGACACCACGGCCCGGGGCGATCCTCGCGCTCAATCCGGTGCTACCGGTGACATACGGTCCTTCGGGCTTCCTGGCCCGATCCGCGTGCATCACGGGCAACCAGCTGTTGGGCCGTACGGGTTCTGCCTTCCGTGGGTGGGCGCTCATGCTTCGCCATGGCGGAACGATGCTCGCGAATCTGGCACGTAAGCTCGACGTGACGTGGTCCCTGGCGACGAACCTGTCCAGGCTTCAGCTGCAGGAGTATCGGCTCCTCTACGATAGCTGGGGCCAACGCGGCGTTCGATTCGATGTACCCACCGCCATCTTCCAATCCCAGCGCGATGAGTTCTTTCGCATTCCACGCGATCTTCGCGCCTGGATGGGCCTGGTGTTCGAGAACTTCGAGATCCGCCGGCTTCGCGATGTGCGAGGCCACGAATGGCCGCTGATGCATCCGGACCTGGCCGCACAGAAGGTCTCGGCCTGGCTCGTGGCCCGGAGCCGATCGAGGAGTGCAGAATCCCTGTTTCAGTTGACTGCCTAACAAGATCCCACGTGCGAGCCGTGGCTGCTGGCAGCAGAGAAGCTGATAGACTCCGTGCCAACGGGAACGGAAGGAGCAGAAGGCGCATGGCGGCGGAGGATCTCGACCCCTGGCGCGAGGAACTTGCGGGCTTCCTGACGGGAGCCTTTGGCGAGCTCCCCGAGCAACCTCTCTCGCTTCTTCGCCCGGCCACACAGCGCGCCGACGATGTGATGAAGCTCCGGATTCGTGATGTCCGGGGCCGAACCGTCGCAGTGGCTCTCTGCTCTTCTCCCGAATGGCCGGATATGGTGGCCCGCGCGGTGAAGCGCGCACGCCAGGCCTTTGACGCCCTGGGCGAGGAACTCGGCAGCGCAGTGCTCCTGCCGGAACACGAGGGAGTCCGGGATGGAAGGTCCTATGCGGTCCTCCCCTTCTGTGAGCCGCTTGGCACGAAGCGCCTGCTCTGGCCCATACAACGGTCCCGAATCGGCAGCGCCGTCGGGAGCTGGCTCGCTGCAAGTGCCGCGCAAACCTCCCGTCCGCTCGAACGGGAAGAACTGGAGTCGAACTTCCGCAACCCGCTCCAGGCGCTCTCGGCGATGAAGGGCGTCTCAGCACGGCTTCAAGATGCAGCTGCCCACGCGCTGGCCCGCCTGGACGATGCTGCCTGGATTCCCAGACACGCCGTGATGCACGGTGATCTCTGGGAGGCGAACGTTCTGATCAGCGAGAACCGTCATGGCTTCGTGCTCATCGACTGGGCTGGATCCAAGACCGACGGTTACGGGATCTTCGATCTGGTGCGCTGGGCCACCTCCATGCGCTTTCCGAGCCGGAAGCTCCGAGCAGAACTAGCCACCCACTGCGAGCACCTGGAGTGTGACCTCGAGGATGCTCGTTCTCACCTGCTGGCTTCGCTTGCCGATCTCGGAATGAACCTGGACCAGTTTCCGCGCAATGAGTTTTCGGCGATGGCCGACCGCTGCCTCGACACCCTGGAGCGAGCCGAGAGCTGAACGGACGCCGGGCGTGACAGCCCGGGCCGTCAGATCGGCAGATCGTCCCGGGTGAAGATCGCCTCGAGTTCGACGCCCCGCTCGGCGAAGACTTCTGCGGCGCCCTCGCCTCGATCAACGAGGCAGAGGACCCTTGTCACCTTGCCGCCGGCGGCCTCGACGAGTTCGAGTGCATCGAGGGTGGAGCCGCCGGTAGTGCACGTATCTTCGACCAGGGCGACCTTCTGCCCCGGCACGAAGCCGCCCTCGATCTGACGGCCCTTGCCGTGTTTCTTCGTCTCCTTGCGAACGAAGAAACCCCGGAGATCGGTTTCCGGATCGTGGTGCGCGGCTGCGGAGAGCACCGCCGAGACGAGCGGTACGGCGCCGACCGCCATGCCGCCGACCGCATCGACCGACGGGCCTGACATGAGCAGGCCGAGCATCTGCTCTCCCGCGAGCTTCTGGCCGAGAGGCTTCATCAGGGGAATCCGACAATCGAGATAGAAATTGG from bacterium carries:
- a CDS encoding PaaI family thioesterase — translated: MSSGSGDPDDSVRRRSFKLRWEVNQFPVSGVWSVRRRLAKAMRAVIEKLVTSDAPENELEIAAERLEEYAERLASHPQRQRYLGFSEAAVADPDAENPPPDGGGHFDFSPLIGPSNPLAPPIEMTSDEHDTVHGTVNFGSAYEGPPGCVHGGYIAAAFDEVLGYAETFSGQPGMTGTLTTRYRSPTPLHTELRFEARVDRIEGRKIFVNGTLHAGDRLCAEADAIFISSHPGAFAKLLAERNVRQP
- a CDS encoding long-chain fatty acid--CoA ligase → MSLNLGSILMAAAHGRPDHPAIRLGERSVSYAELDRAARGVAASLHERGIEPGNQVALMVPNVPEFTIAYYGILYAGCAVVPLNVLLSAPEVTYHIEDSGAQLLVAHPLFAEPARKGAEGAGVPVAWSDGDGQTDLPAMAAASPVETLHATGPDDTAVILYTSGTTGKPKGAELSHANLFVNCSVVVPKLLPLGEDDVALATLPLFHSFGQTCIQNATIATGGTFTLLPRFTPEEAIEIIERDKVTLFAGVPTMYFALLHHEGARPPDLSSVRYCMAGGAPMPVEVMKAFEAKFGVDVLEGYGLSETSPVASFNQLNRPRTPGSIGYPVWGVEMAILDDKDQPLPDGERGEICIRGHNIMKGYWNRPEATAETMRNGWFHSGDIGIRDPGGSYRIVDRVKDMILRGGFNVYPREVEEVLYAHPAIVEAAVIGIPHESHGEEVKAFVALGKDQQVTSEELIAYCKQNLAAYKYPRHVEIIDTLPKGPTGKILKRELR
- a CDS encoding 2-dehydropantoate 2-reductase; amino-acid sequence: MASPGWEAHSTLACGGCPSVNVIVYGAGAVGLGLASALLEAGREVALVARPATAAALQERGLRRSGIFGEIVHPPQSFRVATTLEELPHQSPDFVLVATKSFDSAATAESLASSGRIGTATRIVLCQNGWGNAAHFTALFPERQVWNARIITGFRRPASHHVEITVHAEPVRIGSLFGEASQAISALCAAIHQGGLPCDATDRIAQDLWAKLLYNGLLNPLGAIFEVSYGEIGKSEAACDILRALAHEIFDVMQASGYATHWPDADAYLEHFFTVLLPPTAAHESSTLQDLRAGKRTEIDALTGAVVRLGEERAIPVPVNRTLLAMVKFIETRRRSNPK
- a CDS encoding alpha/beta hydrolase; the protein is MKHTITKVRVLGQEIPVCEWLSEGGPTLLFLHGFGRHPAQYGMVHALARDHGFRVLAPFLYPNNSLAEPPRSFRACVALTRAVVRELENEGELLAGYSVVGHSTGAGVAQCLADSTPRPGAILALNPVLPVTYGPSGFLARSACITGNQLLGRTGSAFRGWALMLRHGGTMLANLARKLDVTWSLATNLSRLQLQEYRLLYDSWGQRGVRFDVPTAIFQSQRDEFFRIPRDLRAWMGLVFENFEIRRLRDVRGHEWPLMHPDLAAQKVSAWLVARSRSRSAESLFQLTA
- a CDS encoding phosphotransferase, which encodes MAAEDLDPWREELAGFLTGAFGELPEQPLSLLRPATQRADDVMKLRIRDVRGRTVAVALCSSPEWPDMVARAVKRARQAFDALGEELGSAVLLPEHEGVRDGRSYAVLPFCEPLGTKRLLWPIQRSRIGSAVGSWLAASAAQTSRPLEREELESNFRNPLQALSAMKGVSARLQDAAAHALARLDDAAWIPRHAVMHGDLWEANVLISENRHGFVLIDWAGSKTDGYGIFDLVRWATSMRFPSRKLRAELATHCEHLECDLEDARSHLLASLADLGMNLDQFPRNEFSAMADRCLDTLERAES
- the pyrE gene encoding orotate phosphoribosyltransferase; protein product: MSHEEGRARLLEMVLATFERKEITLSSGKKSNFYLDCRIPLMKPLGQKLAGEQMLGLLMSGPSVDAVGGMAVGAVPLVSAVLSAAAHHDPETDLRGFFVRKETKKHGKGRQIEGGFVPGQKVALVEDTCTTGGSTLDALELVEAAGGKVTRVLCLVDRGEGAAEVFAERGVELEAIFTRDDLPI